The Eleutherodactylus coqui strain aEleCoq1 chromosome 13, aEleCoq1.hap1, whole genome shotgun sequence genome includes a window with the following:
- the PGAP4 gene encoding post-GPI attachment to proteins factor 4: MRMSAVIRTPCFHLSALFIVTLLLATFYFRSLLYSPLFSRRLHLQRLSHDFLEQNLKDGTNSLKRFQQLVSPGANNVSVPCNHRAMESLKASQEGSRTPLIITIVTTRRRPEYHYLLQVALGFLDRLNDCGTKCSGFKLLVCNVDPLPNEHTDACLLSHLLPSVARHLAGHVPEAPNRFEQEKQDYTYCLSQALKLYSPEYVLLVEDDAVPLRDIFSAFFHLVQVRFPKEPLGGGLYIKLYHPERLQGYVSPEPMRILEWIGVGGILGLVFTWLYTIIFHRPRFSWLIFVALTIYAMLLAELAGRHYQLELRRMSPALYNVVPATECCTPAMLFSKASAQRTLEYLEGLECEPGYAKDIALYKELGKRKERAWALEPNLVRHVGMFSSLRGWYEGEEPKLL; the protein is encoded by the coding sequence ATGCGCATGTCTGCAGTGATCAGAACTCCTTGCTTTCATCTCTCGGCCCTTTTCATCGTTACGCTTCTTCTGGCCACGTTCTATTTCCGCAGCCTACTGTATTCGCCCTTGTTTTCTCGCAGGCTCCACCTCCAGCGATTGAGTCACGATTTCCTAGAGCAAAACTTGAAGGATGGAACGAATTCCTTGAAACGTTTTCAGCAGCTCGTTTCTCCAGGCGCTAATAACGTATCTGTGCCATGCAACCACAGAGCCATGGAGAGCTTGAAGGCATCACAAGAAGGTTCCAGAACACCCCTGATCATCACCATCGTTACAACAAGACGGCGGCCCGAATATCATTACCTTCTGCAAGTAGCACTTGGGTTTCTAGATCGGCTAAATGATTGTGGCACAAAGTGTTCAGGTTTTAAGCTTCTAGTTTGTAATGTGGACCCTCTGCCCAACGAACACACCGATGCTTGTCTCCTCTCCCACCTCTTGCCTTCAGTGGCACGCCATCTTGCTGGACATGTGCCTGAAGCCCCCAACCGTTTTGAGCAGGAGAAGCAAGATTACACCTACTGCCTGTCTCAGGCACTGAAGCTTTACTCTCCGGAGTACGTGCTGCTGGTTGAGGACGATGCTGTCCCACTCAGGGATATTTTCAGTGCCTTCTTCCATTTGGTGCAAGTGCGCTTCCCCAAGGAACCTCTAGGGGGAGGTCTGTATATAAAATTGTATCATCCAGAAAGATTGCAGGGCTACGTGAGCCCTGAGCCTATGCGGATTTTGGAATGGATTGGGGTGGGCGGAATATTGGGTTTGGTTTTCACTTGGCTGTACACGATTATTTTTCACCGACCGCGATTCAGCTGGCTTATATTTGTGGCCTTGACTATTTATGCCATGTTGCTGGCAGAACTGGCAGGTAGGCACTATCAATTGGAACTGCGCAGAATGTCGCCTGCACTTTACAATGTGGTCCCCGCCACAGAGTGCTGCACACCAGCCATGCTGTTCTCCAAAGCCTCCGCCCAAAGGACCTTGGAGTATCTGGAGGGATTAGAATGTGAACCGGGCTACGCCAAAGATATTGCACTATACAAAGAACTTGGAAAACGGAAGGAACGGGCATGGGCACTAGAGCCCAACCTGGTGAGACATGTGGGAATGTTTTCGTCTCTCAGAGGATGGTACGAAGGAGAAGAGCCCAAGCTGCTATGA